TCATTTCTGTAATGAAGCGTATAACTTTGGTAAGGAAGAGCTGCAGCAAATATTAGAACAAGTCAAGAATTAATAGGTAGGTAATGATGAAGAGTATACGAGAAGGGAAGGCACTGTGGGCGGTCAATGTTGTCTTGGTATTAATTGTCTTGTTTATGGGAAGCCTCATCCTACTCCGTGGTCTTGGACCTGCATATCAGACCTCTTCTAAGGAGAAGGAGAGTAAGCCTGTTGCATCTGTAAATGGAGAGTTTATTACTGAGGAGGAATGGTCTCAGGAGCTCAAGCAGCGCTATGGACAGGATTTGCTGCTCCATATGTTGAACCGTAAGGTTGTGTTTGAGGAAGCTAAACTACGTCATATCAGTATAACAACTGAAGATATTGCACAGGAACTAAATAGGAACATTCAGGGATATGACTCAGAAGAAGCTTATTATCAACAGATGAAGAATGAGCTGGGGCTAACGCGTCAAGACATTGAATTAGAGACAGCCTACAGATTAGTGCTGGAGAAAATAGCGACATTAGGCATTGATATCAGCGATCAAGATATTGATCAATACCTTGAGGAGAATGGTGATCACTATGCAGCTACGAAACAAATGAAGCTTTCTCTAATCAAAGTCAACAATTCACAAGAAGCAGAGAACGTTATGGGTGAACTTGAGAAGGGAGCTGACTTCTCACAGATGGCGAGAGAGCGTTCACTAGATATGAATAGTCGAAGCCAGGGTGGGAAGTTGGGCGTAGTTGAGGAGGGTGATCCATTCTTACCCAAAGAGTTGATGGATACAGCGTCAACGTTAGAAATAGGTGATATTGCAGGGCCTTTTCAATGGGAAGATGGGTATGCCGTGATTCAATTAACAGATATTGTGATGGAAGAGAAAGAGGAACCCCAATACGTACGCGAGTCCATTCGTAAACAGCTTGCTCTTAATGAGGCCGCACCGCTTTCTCAATTAGAAGAGGAACTTCGGCATAAATACCAAGCGCAGATTCTAAACGTTATTCCTTCATCATAATTTTATAATCGATAGATACTTTGCTATATGATGGTACATAAATTTTAGCGAAGTATCTTTTTTAATGGACGGATATTGACAATGAGTGTGAATATTTGTTAATATGAAGGTATTAAAAACCAACTGAATTACTCGGATATAGAGAGAACAAATGGTCAGCGCGGTTTCCTATTAGAAATCAGGTGACCTGTCCATTATCCTTGGGATGTTCTCCTCAACATACAACTAGATTTACTGAAGTATAGCTACACATGGGACACTATCTATAACCAATATCTAAGGGAGGGCCTTACTCATGGCAAAAGTCGTGAACAATATTACCGAATTGATCGGAGGAACACCACTAGTACGTTTAAACCGTCTAGTGTCCGAAGACAGTGCAGAAATTTTTCTTAAATTAGAATATCAGAACCCAGGTTCTAGTGTGAAAGATCGGATCGCGATCAGTATCGTAGAAGAAGCAGAGAAGGATGGTACGCTGAAGCCTGGAGGCACTATTGTTGAAGCCACAAGTGGTAACACAGGAATTGGCCTAGCTATGGTAGCTGCCGCTAAAGGATATAAAGCTATTATCGTAATGCCTGAAACGATGAGTGTGGAGCGTCGTAACTTGCTTCGTGCTTATGGAGCAGAGCTTGTTCTTACGCCAGGGTCCGAAGGTATGAATGGCGCTGTTACTAAAGCAGAAGCTATCGTTAGTGAGAACCCTAGCTATTTCATGGCTGAGCAGTTCAAGAATCAAGCGAACGTAAAAATTCACCGTGAAACAACAGGTCCTGAGATCGTTGAAGCGATTGATTCTATCGGTGGTACTTTGGATGCTTTTATTGTTGGAATTGGTACAGGGGGTACGATCTCCGGAGCGGGTGAAGTGCTTAAGGAGAAATATCCGAATATTAGGATTGTTGCTGTTGAGCCTGCTGCATCGCCAATCTTGGCTGGTGGTAAACCGGGACCTCACAAAATTCAAGGACTAGGGGCTAACTTTATCCCTGAAATTTTAAATCGTGATATCTATGATGAAATCATTCATATCGAGAATGATGAAGCATTTGAAACTGCACGTCGTGTTGCTACAGAAGAAGGAATTCTTTCCGGTATTTCTTCAGGCGCCGCTGTATTTGCCGCACTTAAAGTGGCTAAAGAGTTAGGCAAAGGCAAACGTATTGTGGTTATTATTCCGAGTAATGGTGAGCGTTACCTCAGTACACCACTTTATAATTTCGAAGCTTAAATGGCTATATACTCGTTGAACCCCTATTGCGCGCTTATCGGCAAGAGGGTTTTTTTTGTAGGAAATCAGAAGCGAATAGATCAGATTTAGTAAAAGGACTTTTCAAAAGGGTACCTGCTAAAGTATACTGACAACCAAGTTTATGCTTTAGGAGGAGATAAGGTGACAGATGAAGTGTTAACTTCACTTGATAAGTGGAAAAGCTGGGCTACTGAAGGGTGGAGTGTGCTGCCTTATCTTATAAGGATGAAGGTGAGTGACGGTCTTCCGGCTTCATGGTCAGGGGTATGGGAATCCATCGCTTCGCCTTATGCTGTGGTGCTTGAGAGCGCCAAGGGTGGTCGGTATACCTATCTGGGTGTCGATCCTGTATCTATTCTTTCGGGAAAAGATAACGTTGCTACACTTACCGATCTAAGGTCTGGAAGAACCGAAGCGTTGAAGGGTAAGCCATTAGAAGTATTAGAGAACTGGATGGCTCCTTATCGTTCGCCGAAACTAGGTATTGACGGCATACCCCCTTTCATAGGTGGCTGTGTTGGGTTTATAGGATATGATATTGTTCGCTCTTTAGAGCGGATTCCTTCCATTGCACAAGACGATCCAGGATTTCCTGATTACTTGTGGATGAGGATGGAAGAAATTTGGATATATGATAACGTAGATCAAGCTATGTATTGTGCAATACATTGTCCTTTGTGTGAAGGTGCAGATGAGATAGATAAAGTTTATGCAGAAACAGAGAAACGCGCAATTGAGATGATGGAACTGTGGAATTCGTATACCAAGTCGGGTTCTATTAAGAATGATAATCTACAAGGTGAGCGAACTCGCCGTATGGAGAAGCTCTCACAGGTGAATGAGCTAGAGCTTGCACCGCTGGCAAATGCTAGCACTCAGGATGCTTTTGAGAAGGCTGTACTGCGGATCCAAGAATATATCCGTCAAGGCGATGTATTCCAGGTTAATTTATCACTTCGTCAGGAGCTAGAGCTTCAGTCTTCGCCAGAACAAATCTATGAATGGCTTCGTCTGTTGAATCCATCTCCGTATATGGGATTACTTAGATCCCCTACGTTCTCACTCGTAAGTGGTTCACCTGAACTGTTAGTGAAGTTGGATGGAGACAAGGTTAGTGCACGCCCCATCGCGGGAACGAGACGCAGAGGAACGACAGAGATAGAGGATGGGTTGATGGCGGACGAGCTACTCATGAATGAAAAAGAACGTGCTGAGCACATTATGTTAGTTGATCTTGAACGTAACGATATTGGACGAATCGCTGCGTATGGTTCGGTACGTGTGCCTGAGCTGATGACAATTGAATACTATTCACACGTTATGCATCTCGTCTCTCAAGTGGAAGGACAGCTAGCAGAAGGGAAACGGTCGTATGATGTTATAGCGGCTCTCTTTCCAGGAGGTACGATTACAGGTGCCCCGAAGATTCGTACAATGGAAATCATTGAAGAGCTGGAGCCTGTTCGTCGCGGTCCTTATACCGGTTCTATGGGCTGGATTGACTATAATGGTAATATGGAATTAAATATTATTATACGAACATTGGCTGTTATGAATGGCAAGGGATATATTCAAGCAGGAGCTGGCATTGTTATGGATTCTAATCCGTACAGGGAGTATCGGGAATGTCACAATAAAGCTAAGGCGATGGTAAAAGCCGTTCTATGTAGTGAAGAAGAAAGTAACGAAGCGAGGGAGATGTTTCTATGATTTTAGTAATCGATAACTATGACTCTTTTACGTACAATCTTGTTCAGTATTTAGGCGAATTAGGCGAAGAGGTAAAGGTATATCGTAATGATGAGATTGATATTGCAGGGATAACTGCCCTAGCGCCAGATCATATTCTTATCTCACCAGGTCCTTGTACACCGAACGAAGCAGGTATTAGTCTAGAGACGATTCAACATTTCAAAGGCATGATTCCTATATTTGGTGTCTGTTTAGGTCATCAGGCTATCGGACAAGCTTTTGGAGGGAATGTGATTCGTGCAGAACGTCTAATGCATGGCAAAACTTCTCCAATTCATCATCAAGGCACCTCTGTGTTCGAAGGGCTTCAATCGCCCTTTACAGCGACAAGATATCATTCGTTATTAGTGGAGCGCGCGAGCTTGCCAGACTGTCTTGAGATCACAGCGGAGACAGAGGAAGGCGAAATTATGGGTTTACGCCACAAAGAATATCAAATTGAAGGCGTACAATTCCATCCTGAGTCCATTATTACCGATCACGGGCATAAGATGCTTAGTAACTTTTTGAAGCAGTCTATTGGAAATAAGGCATGACATTTGTAGGGAAGAACCACAGTATCGTAGAGGCTAAAGATGCTGTGGTATCCGTAATGGATCATGGATTTTTATATGGGATGGGTCTATTTGAGACGTTTCGTACCTATCAAGGGAACCCTTTTTTACTGGATAGGCATTTAACAAGACTCTCTGAGGGCTGTAGGTTACTAGGTATCCCGTATAAAGTGGATATAGAACGTACCTTAACATGGATTAGGGCAGTTATGCAGGCTAATGGTCTACAAGAGGCCTATATCCGTTATACGGTTAGCGCAGGCGAAGATGTGCTTGGACTACCTACAGGAGATTATAATAACCCGAATCATTTCCTCACCGTTAAAGAACTGCCAGTTCCGTCTGCTGATCTTTATCGTAGCGGTAAGGGACTACAACAGCTCTCTACGCCCCGTAATACACCAGAGACTT
The nucleotide sequence above comes from Paenibacillus sp. IHBB 10380. Encoded proteins:
- a CDS encoding peptidylprolyl isomerase, with amino-acid sequence MMKSIREGKALWAVNVVLVLIVLFMGSLILLRGLGPAYQTSSKEKESKPVASVNGEFITEEEWSQELKQRYGQDLLLHMLNRKVVFEEAKLRHISITTEDIAQELNRNIQGYDSEEAYYQQMKNELGLTRQDIELETAYRLVLEKIATLGIDISDQDIDQYLEENGDHYAATKQMKLSLIKVNNSQEAENVMGELEKGADFSQMARERSLDMNSRSQGGKLGVVEEGDPFLPKELMDTASTLEIGDIAGPFQWEDGYAVIQLTDIVMEEKEEPQYVRESIRKQLALNEAAPLSQLEEELRHKYQAQILNVIPSS
- the cysK gene encoding cysteine synthase A — protein: MAKVVNNITELIGGTPLVRLNRLVSEDSAEIFLKLEYQNPGSSVKDRIAISIVEEAEKDGTLKPGGTIVEATSGNTGIGLAMVAAAKGYKAIIVMPETMSVERRNLLRAYGAELVLTPGSEGMNGAVTKAEAIVSENPSYFMAEQFKNQANVKIHRETTGPEIVEAIDSIGGTLDAFIVGIGTGGTISGAGEVLKEKYPNIRIVAVEPAASPILAGGKPGPHKIQGLGANFIPEILNRDIYDEIIHIENDEAFETARRVATEEGILSGISSGAAVFAALKVAKELGKGKRIVVIIPSNGERYLSTPLYNFEA
- a CDS encoding anthranilate synthase component I family protein; translated protein: MTDEVLTSLDKWKSWATEGWSVLPYLIRMKVSDGLPASWSGVWESIASPYAVVLESAKGGRYTYLGVDPVSILSGKDNVATLTDLRSGRTEALKGKPLEVLENWMAPYRSPKLGIDGIPPFIGGCVGFIGYDIVRSLERIPSIAQDDPGFPDYLWMRMEEIWIYDNVDQAMYCAIHCPLCEGADEIDKVYAETEKRAIEMMELWNSYTKSGSIKNDNLQGERTRRMEKLSQVNELELAPLANASTQDAFEKAVLRIQEYIRQGDVFQVNLSLRQELELQSSPEQIYEWLRLLNPSPYMGLLRSPTFSLVSGSPELLVKLDGDKVSARPIAGTRRRGTTEIEDGLMADELLMNEKERAEHIMLVDLERNDIGRIAAYGSVRVPELMTIEYYSHVMHLVSQVEGQLAEGKRSYDVIAALFPGGTITGAPKIRTMEIIEELEPVRRGPYTGSMGWIDYNGNMELNIIIRTLAVMNGKGYIQAGAGIVMDSNPYREYRECHNKAKAMVKAVLCSEEESNEAREMFL
- the pabA gene encoding aminodeoxychorismate/anthranilate synthase component II, producing MILVIDNYDSFTYNLVQYLGELGEEVKVYRNDEIDIAGITALAPDHILISPGPCTPNEAGISLETIQHFKGMIPIFGVCLGHQAIGQAFGGNVIRAERLMHGKTSPIHHQGTSVFEGLQSPFTATRYHSLLVERASLPDCLEITAETEEGEIMGLRHKEYQIEGVQFHPESIITDHGHKMLSNFLKQSIGNKA